A region from the Litoribacterium kuwaitense genome encodes:
- the groL gene encoding chaperonin GroEL (60 kDa chaperone family; promotes refolding of misfolded polypeptides especially under stressful conditions; forms two stacked rings of heptamers to form a barrel-shaped 14mer; ends can be capped by GroES; misfolded proteins enter the barrel where they are refolded when GroES binds) — MAKDIKFSEDARRSMLRGVDALADAVKVTLGPKGRNVVLEKKFGSPLITNDGVTIAKEIELEDAFENMGAKLVAEVASKTNDVAGDGTTTATVLAQAMIREGLKNVTSGANPMGIRRGIERATEVAVEELKSISKPIEGKESIAQVASISSADEEVGQLIAEAMERVGNDGVITIEESKGFATELEVVEGMQFDRGYASPYMVTDQDKMEAVLEDPYILVTDKKISSIQEVLPLLEQVVQQSRPILIIAEDVEGEALATLVVNKLRGTFNAVAVKAPGFGDRRKAMLEDIAVLTGAEVITEDLGLDLKSASIEQLGRASKVVVTKENTTVVEGSGQADQISSRVAQIRAQVEETTSEFDKEKLQERLAKLSGGVAVIKVGAATETELKERKLRIEDALNSTRAAVEEGIVSGGGTALVNIYNKVAAISAEGDVETGVKIVLRALEEPVRQIAHNAGLEGSVVVERLKGEDLGTGFNAATGDWVNMIDAGIVDPTKVTRYALQNAASVSAMFLTTEAVIADKPEENDGGGAPDMGGMGGMGGMGGMM, encoded by the coding sequence ATGGCGAAAGATATTAAATTTAGCGAAGACGCTCGTCGTTCCATGCTTCGTGGTGTGGACGCACTTGCAGATGCAGTTAAAGTAACCCTCGGACCAAAAGGACGTAACGTAGTTCTTGAAAAGAAATTTGGTTCACCACTGATTACAAATGACGGTGTTACCATCGCTAAAGAAATCGAGCTTGAAGACGCTTTTGAAAACATGGGCGCAAAGCTCGTTGCTGAAGTTGCAAGCAAAACAAACGACGTCGCAGGTGACGGTACAACAACTGCGACCGTTCTAGCACAAGCGATGATCCGCGAAGGCTTGAAAAACGTCACATCCGGTGCGAACCCAATGGGCATTCGCCGCGGTATCGAGCGTGCAACAGAAGTTGCTGTTGAAGAACTAAAAAGCATCTCTAAGCCAATCGAAGGCAAAGAGTCAATCGCACAAGTTGCATCCATCTCTTCCGCAGACGAAGAAGTTGGTCAATTGATCGCAGAAGCGATGGAGCGCGTCGGAAACGATGGCGTCATCACAATCGAAGAGTCTAAAGGCTTCGCTACCGAGCTAGAAGTCGTCGAAGGTATGCAATTCGACCGCGGCTACGCATCTCCATACATGGTGACTGATCAAGACAAAATGGAAGCCGTACTTGAAGATCCATACATCCTCGTCACGGATAAAAAGATCTCTAGCATCCAAGAAGTTCTTCCATTGCTTGAGCAAGTCGTTCAGCAAAGCCGTCCAATCTTGATCATCGCTGAAGACGTTGAAGGCGAAGCGCTAGCAACACTTGTTGTCAACAAGCTACGCGGTACATTTAACGCAGTGGCCGTTAAAGCACCAGGCTTCGGTGACCGTCGTAAAGCCATGCTCGAAGACATCGCTGTCCTCACCGGCGCTGAAGTCATCACAGAAGACCTCGGTCTTGACTTGAAATCAGCTTCCATCGAGCAGCTTGGACGCGCATCAAAAGTGGTTGTTACAAAAGAAAACACAACCGTCGTTGAAGGTTCTGGTCAAGCCGACCAAATCTCCAGCCGCGTTGCCCAAATTCGTGCGCAAGTGGAAGAAACAACGTCCGAATTTGACAAAGAAAAACTACAAGAGCGCCTAGCGAAGCTTTCGGGCGGCGTTGCTGTCATCAAAGTCGGTGCCGCAACAGAAACAGAATTGAAAGAGCGCAAACTTCGCATCGAAGACGCCCTCAACTCAACACGCGCAGCCGTTGAAGAAGGCATCGTCTCCGGCGGAGGTACAGCCCTTGTCAACATTTACAACAAAGTGGCAGCAATCAGTGCAGAAGGAGACGTAGAAACAGGCGTCAAGATCGTCCTTCGCGCCCTCGAAGAGCCAGTACGTCAAATCGCCCACAACGCCGGCCTCGAAGGCTCTGTCGTCGTAGAACGCCTCAAAGGCGAAGACCTCGGCACAGGCTTCAACGCAGCCACAGGCGACTGGGTCAACATGATCGACGCTGGTATCGTTGACCCAACCAAAGTAACACGCTATGCCCTACAAAACGCAGCATCCGTATCAGCCATGTTCTTGACGACTGAAGCAGTCATCGCCGACAAGCCTGAAGAAAACGACGGCGGCGGCGCACCAGACATGGGCGGCATGGGTGGAATGGGCGGTATGGGCGGCATGATGTAA
- the groES gene encoding co-chaperone GroES: MLKPLGDRIIIELVESEEATASGIVLPDSAKEKPQEGKVVAVGSGRVLDNGERVALEVQEGNRIIFSKYAGTEVKYQGSEYLIVRESDILAVVE, from the coding sequence TTGTTAAAGCCGTTAGGTGATCGTATTATCATTGAACTTGTTGAGTCAGAAGAGGCTACTGCAAGCGGCATCGTGTTGCCAGACTCTGCAAAGGAGAAGCCTCAAGAAGGAAAAGTAGTTGCTGTAGGCTCTGGTCGAGTCCTAGATAACGGTGAACGCGTGGCTCTAGAAGTACAAGAAGGCAATCGCATCATCTTCTCAAAATATGCAGGGACAGAAGTAAAATACCAAGGCAGTGAGTACTTAATTGTAAGAGAAAGCGACATCCTTGCTGTCGTTGAGTAA
- a CDS encoding CPBP family intramembrane glutamic endopeptidase, which produces MKKSYWGIIVTYIFVLFGASFVALGYFQAGFAEAPAIAYGQITTSVIGFLIVLFLLRSERKEGIWRREKGASGGEAFVWIFLGVFMALAAQYIAALIEIEVLQLPAGSENTSMLMDIFTSAPLFVLYMIFFAPFFEELIFRKIIFGSIYKRTNFIIAGIVSSLAFAVLHMDFTHLLIYTAMGFVFAFLYVRTQRIIIPMLVHGLMNLIVVVGQIAAQRLYPEMYEEIQNNMNAVILLLFGGF; this is translated from the coding sequence ATGAAAAAAAGCTATTGGGGGATTATTGTAACGTATATTTTTGTCCTATTTGGCGCAAGTTTTGTGGCGCTCGGCTATTTCCAGGCAGGTTTTGCGGAAGCCCCTGCGATTGCTTATGGGCAAATTACGACCTCGGTCATCGGATTCTTGATTGTCCTCTTTCTTTTGCGAAGCGAGCGAAAAGAAGGCATTTGGCGGCGTGAGAAAGGTGCAAGTGGAGGCGAAGCGTTCGTCTGGATTTTCCTTGGTGTGTTTATGGCGCTCGCTGCCCAGTATATCGCTGCTCTGATTGAGATAGAAGTTTTACAGTTGCCTGCTGGCTCTGAAAATACAAGTATGCTAATGGACATTTTCACGTCCGCACCGCTCTTCGTACTGTACATGATTTTCTTTGCACCATTCTTTGAAGAGTTGATTTTCCGAAAAATCATCTTTGGTTCCATTTATAAGCGGACGAATTTTATTATTGCGGGTATCGTCAGCTCTCTGGCCTTTGCAGTGCTGCATATGGATTTTACGCACTTGCTTATTTATACGGCAATGGGGTTTGTGTTTGCTTTTCTTTATGTACGTACGCAACGAATTATCATTCCGATGCTTGTCCATGGTCTCATGAACTTAATTGTCGTCGTTGGTCAAATCGCAGCGCAACGACTCTATCCGGAAATGTATGAAGAGATTCAAAATAACATGAATGCGGTCATTCTTTTGTTGTTTGGAGGCTTTTGA
- a CDS encoding DUF4305 domain-containing protein, producing the protein MRRLFTPQISGFVYLVMGILFIIFASQSAEVSGLWSFPTMLLVAIATFDLGLAVRLFFISFMIKRNSKK; encoded by the coding sequence ATGAGGCGATTGTTCACTCCTCAAATATCTGGCTTTGTCTACCTTGTAATGGGAATTTTGTTTATCATTTTTGCCAGTCAAAGTGCTGAAGTGAGCGGCCTTTGGTCTTTCCCAACCATGCTTCTCGTCGCCATCGCTACGTTCGATCTTGGTCTGGCCGTACGATTATTTTTTATTTCATTTATGATAAAGCGAAATAGCAAAAAGTGA